The Pseudomonas azadiae genome includes a window with the following:
- the htpG gene encoding molecular chaperone HtpG, giving the protein MSVETQKETLGFQTEVKQLLHLMIHSLYSNKEIFLRELISNASDAVDKLRFEALSKPEWLEGGAELKIRVSFDKDAKTVTIEDNGIGMSREDAITHLGTIAKSGTADFMKNLTGDQKKDSHLIGQFGVGFYSAFIVADQVEVFTRRAGLDASEGVHWASKGEGEFEIATVDKAERGTRIVLHLKDAEDEFADGWRLRNIIKKYSDHIALPIELPKEQAAAEGEEAPAQEWEVVNRASALWTRPRTEIKDEEYQEFYKHIGHDYENPLSWSHNKVEGKLEYSSLLYVPARAPFDLYQREAPKGLKLYVQRVFVMDQAESFLPLYLRFIKGVVDSNDLSLNVSREILQKDPIIDSMKSALTKRVLDMLEKLAKNEPEQYKGFWKNFGQVMKEGPAEDFANKEKIAGLLRFASTQGDDGEQVVSLAEYLARAKEGQDKIYYLTGETYAQVKNSPHLEVFRKKGIEVLLLTDRIDEWLMSYLTEFDGKSFVDVARGDLDLGNLDSEEEKKEAEEVAKSKEGLVERIKASLGDAVSEVRVSHRLTDSPAILAIGEQDLGMQMRQILEASGQKVPDSKPIFEFNPAHPLIEKLDGEQSEERFGDLSHILFDQAALAAGDSLKDPAAYVRRLNKLLVELSV; this is encoded by the coding sequence ATGAGTGTGGAAACTCAAAAGGAAACCCTGGGCTTCCAGACCGAGGTGAAGCAACTGCTGCACCTCATGATCCATTCGCTGTATTCCAACAAGGAAATTTTCCTTCGCGAATTGATCTCGAACGCCTCTGACGCTGTCGACAAATTACGTTTCGAAGCCCTGTCCAAGCCTGAGTGGCTGGAAGGTGGCGCTGAACTGAAAATCCGTGTGAGCTTCGACAAAGACGCCAAGACCGTCACGATCGAAGACAACGGCATCGGCATGAGCCGCGAAGACGCGATTACCCATTTGGGCACGATCGCCAAATCCGGCACCGCTGATTTCATGAAGAACCTCACCGGCGATCAGAAGAAGGATTCGCACCTGATCGGCCAATTCGGCGTGGGCTTCTATTCGGCCTTTATCGTCGCCGACCAGGTCGAAGTGTTTACCCGTCGTGCCGGCCTTGACGCCAGCGAAGGCGTGCACTGGGCCTCCAAGGGCGAGGGTGAGTTCGAAATCGCCACGGTCGACAAGGCTGAACGTGGTACCCGCATCGTGCTGCACCTCAAAGATGCTGAAGACGAATTCGCCGATGGCTGGCGTCTGCGCAACATCATCAAGAAGTACTCCGACCACATCGCGTTGCCGATCGAGCTGCCGAAAGAACAAGCGGCCGCCGAAGGCGAAGAGGCGCCCGCCCAGGAATGGGAAGTGGTCAACCGCGCCAGCGCCCTGTGGACCCGTCCGCGTACCGAGATCAAGGACGAGGAATACCAGGAGTTCTACAAGCACATCGGTCATGATTACGAAAACCCGCTGAGCTGGAGCCACAACAAGGTTGAGGGCAAGCTCGAATACAGCTCGCTGCTCTACGTACCGGCCCGTGCGCCATTCGACCTGTACCAGCGCGAAGCGCCCAAAGGCCTCAAGCTCTACGTGCAGCGCGTCTTCGTGATGGACCAGGCGGAATCCTTCCTGCCGTTGTACCTGCGCTTTATCAAAGGCGTGGTCGACTCCAACGACCTGTCGCTGAACGTGTCGCGGGAGATCCTGCAGAAAGACCCGATCATCGACTCCATGAAGTCGGCGCTGACCAAGCGCGTGCTCGACATGCTGGAAAAGTTGGCGAAGAACGAGCCCGAGCAATACAAAGGCTTCTGGAAAAACTTCGGCCAGGTCATGAAAGAAGGCCCGGCGGAAGATTTTGCCAACAAGGAAAAAATCGCCGGCCTGCTGCGCTTTGCCTCGACTCAAGGCGACGACGGCGAGCAGGTGGTGTCCCTGGCCGAGTACCTGGCGCGTGCCAAGGAAGGTCAGGACAAGATCTACTACCTGACCGGCGAAACCTATGCCCAGGTCAAGAACAGCCCGCACTTGGAGGTCTTCCGCAAGAAAGGCATCGAAGTGCTGCTGCTGACCGACCGTATCGATGAGTGGCTGATGAGCTACCTCACCGAGTTCGATGGCAAGTCCTTTGTCGACGTGGCTCGTGGTGACCTGGACCTGGGTAACCTGGACTCCGAGGAAGAGAAGAAAGAAGCCGAAGAAGTCGCCAAGTCCAAAGAAGGCCTGGTTGAGCGAATCAAGGCGTCCTTGGGCGACGCGGTCAGCGAAGTGCGGGTTTCCCACCGCCTGACCGATTCCCCGGCAATCTTGGCCATCGGCGAACAGGACCTGGGCATGCAGATGCGCCAGATCCTCGAAGCCAGCGGTCAGAAGGTGCCGGATTCCAAGCCGATCTTCGAATTCAACCCGGCTCACCCGCTGATCGAGAAACTCGACGGCGAGCAGAGCGAAGAGCGCTTTGGCGACTTGTCCCACATCCTCTTCGACCAGGCGGCACTTGCTGCAGGCGACAGCCTCAAGGACCCGGCCGCTTATGTGCGCCGACTGAACAAGCTGCTGGTTGAACTGTCGGTTTAA
- a CDS encoding PaaI family thioesterase, which yields MTHRFKTRLEQAHERGDYEALLSLIPYAKLIGIECTRLGDELLFRLPANKDNIGNPILPALHGGVIAGFMELSAALHLLVFTGAPGIPKIIDFSLDYLRAGQFRDTYAKCQVWRQGRRVANVAITAWQSTAAEPIATARAHFKIEEASRP from the coding sequence ATGACGCACCGATTTAAGACCCGATTGGAACAGGCCCATGAGCGCGGCGATTACGAGGCGCTGCTCAGCCTGATCCCTTACGCCAAGCTGATCGGCATCGAATGCACACGGCTCGGCGACGAATTGCTGTTTCGGCTGCCAGCCAACAAGGACAATATTGGTAACCCTATATTGCCGGCGCTGCACGGAGGGGTGATCGCAGGCTTCATGGAATTGTCAGCGGCGCTGCACTTGCTGGTATTTACCGGTGCGCCGGGGATCCCGAAAATCATCGATTTTTCCCTGGATTACCTGCGCGCAGGGCAGTTTCGCGATACTTACGCCAAATGCCAGGTATGGCGCCAAGGCAGGCGGGTGGCAAACGTGGCCATTACCGCCTGGCAAAGCACGGCGGCCGAGCCCATCGCTACCGCTCGCGCGCATTTCAAAATCGAGGAAGCGAGCCGCCCTTGA
- a CDS encoding PaaI family thioesterase, which produces MTENPLLERATRFVSALRHCQVLGIRAYEATEEGMTLVMPYAPHLVGNPRSGVIHGGALTSLMDTACGMATLCVLPEFEVCPTLDLRIDYMHPPAPHQPVYGFAQCYRVTTDVIFTRGFAYQADPQQPIAQVVGTFMRMGKHLKGTQGLGSTLKGDQA; this is translated from the coding sequence TAGAGCGCGCGACGCGCTTTGTATCCGCCTTGCGCCATTGTCAGGTCCTGGGTATCCGCGCTTACGAGGCGACCGAAGAGGGCATGACGCTGGTCATGCCCTATGCACCGCATCTGGTGGGCAATCCCCGCTCCGGCGTGATCCACGGCGGCGCGCTGACTTCGCTGATGGACACCGCCTGCGGCATGGCGACCCTGTGCGTCTTGCCGGAATTCGAGGTGTGCCCGACCCTCGATTTACGCATCGACTATATGCATCCCCCCGCGCCACACCAGCCTGTATATGGCTTTGCCCAGTGCTACCGGGTGACCACCGATGTGATCTTCACGCGTGGCTTCGCCTACCAGGCTGACCCGCAACAACCCATTGCCCAAGTGGTGGGCACGTTCATGCGCATGGGCAAGCACCTCAAGGGCACACAAGGCCTGGGCAGCACGCTTAAGGGAGATCAGGCATGA